A window of Passer domesticus isolate bPasDom1 chromosome 18, bPasDom1.hap1, whole genome shotgun sequence contains these coding sequences:
- the NRARP gene encoding notch-regulated ankyrin repeat-containing protein, which translates to MSQSEVSPCAAPPPPPSQRVFQEAVRRGNTKELQSLLQNMTNCEFNVNSFGPEGQTALHQSVIDGNLELVKLLVKFGADIRLANRDGWSALHIAAFGGHQDIVLYLITKAKYSAGAR; encoded by the coding sequence ATGAGCCAGAGCGAGGTGTCGCCGtgcgcggcgccgccgccgccccccagCCAGCGGGTGTTCCAGGAGGCGGTGCGGCGCGGCAACACCAAGGAGCTGCAGTCGCTGCTGCAGAACATGACGAACTGCGAGTTCAACGTCAACTCCTTCGGGCCCGAGGGGCAGACGGCGCTGCACCAGTCCGTCATCGACGGTAACCTCGAGCTCGTCAAGCTCCTGGTCAAGTTCGGCGCCGACATCCGCCTGGCCAACCGCGACGGCTGGAGCGCCCTGCACATCGCCGCCTTCGGGGGCCACCAGGACATCGTCCTCTACCTGATCACCAAGGCCAAATACTCCGCCGGCGCACGGTGA